The following DNA comes from Ailuropoda melanoleuca isolate Jingjing chromosome 19, ASM200744v2, whole genome shotgun sequence.
GAATTTTAGGGAGGGGACATGGAAGGAAGGGCATTTGGATGGAGACTTGTAGAGAGCTCAGTGTCACTGGGGATGTGCAAGCACGTGGCCACAACCATGCGGCTGGAGATGGGGACACTACTTCTCCGAATATAGGGCTTCATGCTTTAGCACGTGTTTAGTCTTTGGCAGAAGCCTGTTAAAACACCAGCACGTAAGAAGTACCATGATCCTATAATTCCTCTAACTTCCCATTCGGTGGTACCTCTCAAAGCTCTTCATCCTCAGCTGAAGCTTctgttcttaaaaaacaaacaaacaaaaaacccccaaaaaaccccaaattggCTTTTTCTTACGGTTCCACATCAATGGTCTGCTCTCCAGGCCCTGGGGTAACTGTCACGTTGCTGCCATCAATGCTGTCTGAAGCACAAAAACCAGAGGTCAGTGGTCAACAGGAAGGGTACTGAAGACACTAAAGGCAATGAGCAAGTGACCTAAACGGTCATAATGGGACCCCTCTCCCACCCGACCCATGCCAGAGTTACCCCCGGTGGTCCTCAAGGAACCGGATGGCATGTGGTGCTAAATGGCTCAGGCTGACTCATTTCTCacatgggggaaggagaagcgGGCGCCCCCATTCTGGTTGGCTAAGCTCTATCGTTCTTCCCTGAAACCATTCTCACTCCAGTAAGAGATACTGGCTGGCTCCCGGGCTCTCCAGGCTCGATCTTTATACAGCGTGTGCACAAGATGTGGAAGCGGGGTCCTGCAAATAATCCCTAAATGCTATCTATCCACTTCGTACATGTACTTGGGGACGCGTCTCCGACGATTATCTGCGGCACAGGCTTAGGGAGTGCGTGCACACGTCAACCGTCCGCTTACGCCAAAGGGACTGCAACTCTGACTCCGGGGTCTCCCCAGCTGGACTGGGGTTCCCCCGAGGGTCCGCATCGAACACGCAGTCTCCGTGCGCCCGGCACCTCGCCCAGCGATGAGCCGGGGCGGCCGTGGGGTGCGGCGCCGGAGCCCCGCgaggggggcgggtggggggcgCGGACTCACTGGAGCGGCACAGCAGCACCCGCGGCGTGGGCGTCAGCGGCGTGAGGGGCAGCTGCGGGTGGGCGCCGGGGCCGTGGCCCGCGACGAGCACGTTGCTGAAGAGCCCCGAGCCCTGGCGCACGGGGCTCAGCATGGGCGGGGGCGTGTAGGGGGGCAGCTCGTGGGCGGGGTCCAGCAGCAGGTGGTCGCCGAGGACGCGCGGGGAGCGCAGCTGGCTCTGGTACAGGGTGGCGCCCGAGTACGAGGCGGCGGGGTTGGCGTTGTAGGAGGGCGGTGGCGGGATGAAGAGCGGCTCGGGCCGGTGCCGGAACTTCTTCTTCTCCGGCAAGCTCTTGAGGGGCTCCTCGGCTTTGGCCGCGCCCGGCTGATGCTTCTTGGGGATCTCCTAGAAGGGCAAGAACGGCCCGATTCGAATCCTCAGGCTTTCCCCACAGGCCGTTTCCACAGCCTGAGGGAAGGGGACCCCCAGGCCACTtgtccgccccccgcccccccgcatcCCCGGCCTCGAAAACCAGCCCCCTCCACTTCCCACAGGGCGAGTTCGGGGGCGGGGTGAAAACTTGGGTTCGGGAGGAAATCCCTAACGTCTGGAGATGGGGTGGTGGGAACGGTGGGTGGGCAAGAAAGAATAAATGCACATTCTTTATTGCTTATCGCCGCATTCCCATCTGGTGAGTGGAATCCAGCCGAGTGGGCCCTTTAATTCCCCAGCGCTCCCAGGGGACAGACATCAGGGACAGATAACACATGTTCTGAGAAGGGGGCAGAATCATCTATTCAGGGACGCCGGGCAGAGGCTGcggagcaggaagaggggcccGGCCTAGCCAAGGCTCCCGGGGCCGGCGACCCACGCTGGGCTCTCCTTCGAGGTAACGCTGGGGCTGAGCGAGAGCCATCTACGGGCTTTCAGGCCCGGTTCATGTGCTCTCCTACAGACGGATCTGGtgaaccccgcccccccccaccccgcccctcacCACTGCTCCCAGGACGGTAGCTCCTTTGCAGCAAGCCCTTCTGGGTTGCTTCCTGTCAGCAGTGTTAGTTTATTTTATGGCAGCGGAACCAAGCATAGTCTGGAAGGAAGGTCTGCCACATGGATACATATATACTAATAAGTAAACATATGCACATAAATAGATGAGCAGGGCATGCCAAagccaaacagaaacagacttggGTGTGTGCCAGAACCAGCCCAGAAAATCCGAGGGCTGGGTGTAGCTGGGTGTGGCTGGGGAGGCCGAGGTGCGGTTGGGAGAGGCAGTGGGGATACCTGCAGAAAAGTTCTGCGCAGTCTGTGGTAccctcccaggccctgcaggCCAGTGCCTGTCACAGCTGCAGTTCCTGGCAATTCCTGCGCCCAGGGTGGCACCCGAGTAGGAGGCAGCAGGGGGTGATGGGAAGGGCTGGCTGTGGTCATGTGACCAGCTGCCTCCAGGCCATGTGACCTGCTTCAGTCACCCCTCAGCTCTgggctccctctgctgcccctcctgtttctccctcagcTTCACTGTCTTCTGGGGTGCTGTCCCAACCCCTAGGAGGGAAGTCTAGGGaagctgaggggtggggaagggagaggggacaaaggccccccccgcccccccgcgcCNNNNNNNNNNNNNNNNNNNNNNNNNNNNNNNNNNNNNNNNNNNNNNNNNNNNNNNNNNNNNNNNNNNNNNNNNNNNNNNNNNNNNNNNNNNNNNNNNNNNNNNNNNNNNNNNNNNNNNNNNNNNNNNNNNNNNNNNNNNNNNNNNNNNNNNNNNNNNNNNNNNNNNNNNNNNNNNNNNNNNNNNNNNNNNNNNNNNNNNNNNNNNNNNNNNNNNNNNNNNNNNNNNNNNNNNNNcccccctccccccccgcctcTCAGCTCACCCCCAGGGGGCTCTCCTTAGGCCAGAGTGCCACaacctgcctcctctccccaccagagGGCTCCTCACCACCTGAGGCTGAGGTGGAAAGAGAGGtctgaggagaaaggggagtggATGTTTCTGCCCCCCCAGTTGGGAAGCAATCTTGAAGCTTTCTACCCTGTTCCCAGGGAACTGATGAGGCCATCTGAACACAGGCTGACCTTGCATGACTTCAACCCAGTGCAAGAATCCAGACCTCTGATCACGGGTCAAAGATCCCTTCCTTTTGGGCTCCCTCTACTTGAGCCTCTGGTCCTGTTACTCCAGCTTTCAACTCCAGGCAAGGCTCTTAGACGTTGGGCCAGGGAAGTCACCCAGAATGTCAGGTCTGGATGTCACTTGAGAGGAAGCATTTACAGGGTTCCGCCTCTACCAAGCTATTCAGACTCTGGAGGTGGGACTACTCACTGAGAGGTTTTAAAAGCTCCCAGAGCAGGGACAACTACGGATGAGTCCAACCCCAAGCTCAGGGAAGAAACCCAGGCTTTTCAAGGGGGAGGGTCTCAGTTGCCTGCGTCCCCAGGGGGTCAGTAGGAGAGTGGGGATTAGAACCCAGGGCTCCTCCCCAGACAGTTTAATTTCTTTACATTAAAGGTTAGGACCTTGCTCCTATTTTTACTCAATCTCAGATACATGCTTCTAGTTCAGCTTATCTCCTTACTTACGATGTCTCTCTCACCTTTCCCACAAGGCCAGCTTCATCTCTGTCTTAAAAACCTGGCTCAGAACTGTCCCCATGGTGGTCTTCTGAGCAAATTCATACCCAACTCTCTGCGTCTCCCCAGTCCCTAGTCACTTTAGCTGCCCAGGGGTGCTCCCCTATGTGGGACCACTGTTTCTTCTCTGAGACCCTGGTTTCTGTCTTAAATTGGGGCAGGGGGTGCTGCCTGGGGCCCCTGTGTGACTAGGAACCATAGTCTCCAGCTTCAGGCTGTGAGTTCTCTAGGGGAAGAAACAGTGTTTCTCCCACTAAATCGGGGACTTTCCTGGCCAAAGAGGGAGCTTGGCTCTGTGATTTCATCTCTCTGCTTGTTACTGGCCACCAAGTCCTGCCAGCTTATAAGAGCCATGCTCAATCCCAGAGGTTCCCCCTCAGCCTCTCCTCTTCTGAGGCCTTGGTATTACATACAGAACAAAGAAGGATCTTTCTGGACTTTTCTAGTTCTCCTAATTATCCACCCTACCCTTATTTTGGCCCAACCTCACCCTCATACCACCTGGAATCCCAGCAGCCACTTATTCTTTGAGGACAGATGTGACCCAGCACACCACTTTGTGGAGAGGGAACAAATCTGATGCAGTCAACCACATGGGTTACAGACTCCccctggggacagaaggagggaagagggaagaagacagaaagagaaggagggagagagaaaggaagggaggcagagaggcagagggagagagagagagatctctgcCCCAGAGCCAAGCTAAGCTGCTTGGGTGAAGCACCtggaaactgagaaagagaagaacTTCAGAGTGAGCGAGAAACACAGATCTCTTTGCTTTCCTGAGATTTGGGGGGGTCGGTGTCTCTCAGTGGAATTACTTTGGGAACCTGAATGAATTAGGTCCTCTAAGGCTAATAACGCAGGTAGGAAGCATCCGGTTAGGCTGCCCATCAGAACGGATGCCAGAGCTATTGCATGGAGGCCTGCTGGGCCAGGCGTTCCATCTGTGGCTGCTGGATTTGAGGAGGTCTGGAGATCCTGAAGGGGGGGCAGGGCCCCCGGCAATAGCTATTTATTATGTGGGATAGTACTTCCATATTTTAATAGCTGTGATTACCAGCTGAGTTAtcatctttgttttcatcttgGAATACCTTCAGGTCTCTCAGAATCTAACCCAGACTGTTAGCCTGGTAGAGTAACAGGTGTTTACCGGGTAGCAGGCAGTGTGGACAAGGATGGGATGCCCAAGGCAGCCAGGGGGCTCACCCCGAGAGGCCAAGCCATGTCTGAGCTCAGGCCAGTGACCCTGGAAGGGCTGCCCCATCTCCAAGAAAGCAAAGGGATGTTCCCACCCCAGGCGGGCGGGGGCAGAGCAGCAACTCACAGCAGGCGGGTGGGGGGCAGCCCCTTGGGGTgagtgtgggggagagagggtcATCCTCACGAGCACGGGCATCTCGTCGTCCGACATCGAGCTGGCTGGCTTGTCTCTGGTGGAGGGGGCGGCAACGATGCTGTTGGCGAAGCCCTGAGAGCCTGGCTTGGGCGGGAGAAGCTTGACAGGGACAGACACGGGCATGACCATAGGCGTGAGGCTTTCTGCCTCGGGAGGGAGCTGCGGTGGTGGCGGAGGCGGCAGTGGCGGctggggctgaggctgaggctgaggcggcagggccttctctccttcctcctacaCAGACAATAAAGGCTTTGATCCTGGGCTGAGAGCAGCCTTCCCAAGGGGGGGGGGACGCACTTGGCTTTTCCTGAAATGTTGCAGGACATCATGCGTGGGTGACAGAGAACCACAGCAGGGTGGTTTCCTTCCTGCAACCCTGAGACCCTTGGCTCAAGTGATGCCAGTTGGCAGTGGACAAGGTCATGCACTCTATTTTCTATGTTTAAAGAATCCTGACCGTTATCACTTGTATAATTAAAACAGGTATTAAAATTTGGTGGTTGTCgtcacttttaaagaaaaggatatGGACTGGTAATCaggcataaaacaaaacaacacacgtAAGCTCTTGTGCGGGACCTCTCAATTCTACGGGCTTCCGTTTACCCATCTGTCCAATGGAAGACAAATCTCTTTTATCTGGAATGGTCAGGAGATGGAGTGGCCCGGGGTGTCCAGAATTTTGGTGAACAGAGAGTTAATCCAATTGACTTATATTTAGACCAACAGGAGCTAAGGAATTTAAGAAATCCTTTGAATTTTAACCTTAGTCTAAAACTGCATGGACAGTTCACCACATGGATATCCTCCCTGGATAATCCTGAGGGTATTTAAAGACCGTCCACTGCTGGAGTCTAACACTAGTGCACCGGTGAGTAGAAAGTGCTGACTGTGCACCCGTTGGTCACGTTAGCTTTCCCTAGCCATCAGCTACTGGTCTTAGGTGCTTTAAGcaacagaagttaaaaataaaatggcatctACGTGTTCTCTTTGTTGCTTTTTCAGGAAGTAGAGAGACTGGGATCCCTCAAAAGGTTTCTAGTCCCTCTGTTTTTGATCCTTGTTCATGAAACCAGTGGAAGTGGGGTCTGTTTGACGTGGCTGGCTCCTAGAGGCAAAGCTTAAGCACTCCACTTAGGAAAGGACAGTGCCTCCCCAGGTACCCACCTGGGGGTCACATCACTCTCTGTCTGACggcagcaaagcaaagcaagCAACACATGGCCTGGGAAGGGCCAGGCACTGGCTCCTGCTAACCTGTTTGAGGCTGGGGGAGGCTCTCATTCCCCCATGGGACCGCATGTGGCCATTCAGGGCAGGTAGGCTCTTGAATTCCTTCAGGCAGATGGAGCACGTCAGTTTGTTCTTGGCATCAAACTGCTCCCCAAACACTCCTTTTGGTTGGCTACTGTTCAAGGGTAGGGCCAAATGGAGAGGACACACATGTTGACAAAGAGGAAGGGTGACTTATCACAAGACCTTACACCCCACAGTGAACGCATTTCATTCAACCAGGGCTCCCATGGCCCCACTTGTATTATCCCAATACCCTTTAGAGGGCTAAGCCCACTCTATAgatggaaaactgaggctcaagagtGGGAAGGGGCTTACTCAAAATCATGCAAGGGCTGAACAAAACGTCCTTCATTCCAGGCCATCAAGTGCggtttttttccccacctctGGCCTATTATCTTTCTagagtcagctcaggctgcctcTTCCAGAAGCCTTCCCTTGGAGACACGGGTCTAAGTCCTCTGGTTCAGCCTCTAGACCACGTGTCTTAGCCGTTTGTCAGGTTCTGGCTAAGAATTTACCATGCCCATGATGGGGGGAAACAAGTCTGTACTATTCACTGATGATTCTCAAAGCTTAGCTCTATGCCTGGTATAcgataggtactcaataaatactgactGAATAAACAGTGGACAGACCATGGCCTCTGGAGTCAATCCCACTCTTGCTACTTACTTGATGTACGACTCcaagctctctgagcctgttttctcatttgtgaagaCATAGGAATAAGACCAAGAATGGCTGAGTGCTTACTATGAGCTAGGCACATGGTAATCCTACCACCCCCACCGGGTTGCTTTCTTACACAAAATGcagagtgcctagcacacagtaaatgctcagaCACAATAGCTGCTATTATGATTATAAACTTCTTTGAGAAATTGACtttgaatttgaaaatgaatCTGGAGAGACAACCCAGGAAAACGTCCCACTCTCCCAAAATGCCAACATGCCTTCTTGCATCCATCCTACCTTGACTCAGGGGACCCTGGCTGGGCTCTGCCATCAGGTAGGTGCATCTAATTTTGAGCCATGCAGGacatgggaagaaagaagaaagaaaaaaaaaaactgtgtttcTGACAGGAGGAGTCTTTGAGCTGAGGGAATCCCAGGGCCTGCACTTTCTAGGATGTTTCCCCAAGCTCACAGGGACCTGACAGTTCATGTCCAGATGCTAGGTGCACCTGACACTTCTTTCCCTTgcttcccccagcccccccaacTCGGTAACACACCCATTCCAGGAGctgccgccagccaccagcccacCAGGACTCAATCCCCCGCCTcgtcccttccttttctccctgtccACCACTGTGTGCACACGGTCTCGATTCCCAAGACAGATATGAAACAGAGAGGTGGATGACACGGCATCATACCCGGAGACCTCCTACTCATCGGGTCAGCATTGGCTATGTCACCTTATTCTTATATTCATAAAGGCTCTCCATTACCACTGGGCCTGAGTCTCAAGCAAGACAGGGTGAAGGGGAGCTCAACTCCAGCCTCCAGCCGAGCTCTCTCTCCATTTATCCTGGCCCCTTTCTCCCCTGAGCCTGTTCTCACATGATGGTAGCACCTAGAACATGCCAAGGCatgaacagtgcccagcacacaggaaGCAGTTTTGTGGCTAATACCTTTGGGAAACAATCAAGGGTTAACAACCGTGGCCCATAGGCCTGCTGACGGTTTTTGTTTGGCTAGACGTTTTGAAAAGTCCTGAATCAGAATGCCATCAGATGGGGCATGTGCCCTCCAGGCCACCACAGCTGGCACCACTCCTCATTCTCTCCTAACAAGCCACTTTGCTTACTCCCTTTTCTTGCCTGGATCCTGAGCTAAGATTCTCATCTCTGAAGCTACAGGGGGTATCCCCTCTGGAAGGTTCCCAGCACCCCTtagcatattaaaggctctgaaagCCCCTCAGCATTGCAACCTGATTCATTACAGGAGCCCCCCAAATGTATTCATCTGGagaacccctcccccccagccatAGCAATTAAACATTCTATGTATTCCTGGTCTGAGATATATACTTGGAGAAATGCTGTCGTACTGTGGTCTCCTTCCCAAAGGGGGAACAATTTCACAAAGGAATTCCTGGGAGGCTCAGACCTAAGGGGAGCAGACACACCCCCACTGTGTGGTCCCTGGGCCCCTGACCCAGGCCTTGACCGCTCCATGCATCATTCAGGACCTCATGTGGTATCCCGGCCACCTCTGTAGCAAGATGAAGCTCAGCGGGCAGAGGACTGAGTCGGGTCGATTCTGTGTTCCACGTGGCCGGCACAGACAGCGTCCGGCACGTGTGGGTTCACGCCCGTGGCGTGAACAGAGAAAAGCCTGGGAGGGGCTGGCGAGAGGCCCGGGCACGGCCTCGACTCAGCTCTGGCTGGCGCTGCGGCCCACGGAGACACCCGGGGCCACTCCCACCCTGAGCATACCTGGGGCCACAGGGCACTGGGAGACAGCTGCTGGTGCGGAGGCCCCATGTTGTTAAGGTGGATCCCGCCGGGGGACAGAAGCGGCCGATGGGGCAGGGCCCCGCCGAGCCGGTTCAGGTCCGAGCTTGCCGGGTCTCCCATTCCTGCATCGGGAGGCCCCAGGTCGCTGTGGGAGCTCAGCATGGCCTGGGCCTGCCTGTCGCTCGGGTAAGTCTTGGGCTGACTGTCCTCGCGCTGCTGGTGCTGGGGCACGTGGCTCTGCTGGCAGAGGTGGTGGCCGTAgggctgctggggctcctggtAGTAGTACTGGGGCATGGAGCCCAGCTGGATCAGCTGGACGGCGTGTGCCTGCTCCGGGCCGTACTGGTGGGGGTCCCTGTGATAAGAGGGGGGCTGCAGGTGCATCTGCGACGGCTGCTCTTGCAGGTGCTGCATCACGGGCTGGGGCTGGTAATACTGAGGTATCTGCATCGGCCCCTGccgctgctgcagctgctgcggctgctgctgttgctgctgcggCGGGCGCGTCTGCTGCGGCTGCTGCTGTTGCATTTCCTGCAGGGACACAGGCTGCTGTccagcctgctgctgctgctgctgctgctgcgggtAATACTGGTGCTGCTGCATCTGCTGCACGTGCTGGGACAGCATCTGGGGGGCCTGCAGCGGCTGTCCCCCCTGCACCGGCATCTGAGCCAGTGGCTGCTGGTAGTCATAATACAGGTGGCCCTGGCTGGCGTGCGGCCCTACCTGCAGAGCTGGTTTGGACAGCCCACCAGGGAAACCAGGGTGAGCCTGCTGGGCCACCTGCTGGTAGCGAGCAGGGAGAGCCGGCGCCGGGGGCTCCATGGGCTTCTGGGACAGCAACTGGCGGAGGGCACTGTCAGGGGCCCCATCCATCACTGCCGACTGGGTGTGCAGCACCTGGGCCATATTGTTGACCTGAATTCGCAGGTTTTGGTTGGCGAACACCTGGGTGAAGGAGTCTAGCTTGTGCAGGACCCCGCTGGTGAGTTTCTGGGTCCGGATCTCACTGGCCTGGGAGTAGGTATACTGGTAGCCATCAGCGGGCTCAGGCTGGGCCGGGGTCCCCCACATCATGTTTGAGTTGGTCAGGTTGCCGCGTAGCTGGACATGGTTTCCAGGCCCGGTAtgacctccccaccctccctgcctcgAGGTATCCACTTGGCCCAGGTTTTTGGAGCCAACAGGCAAGCCTAGACCATCCCGAGTATCttgagggaagtggggggagatGGGTGACGCCTGAGGGGCATCCATCCCGGCCCCTGTGACTGTATTCCCATAGTTGTGGTTCAGCCCGCCATGGATGCCAAGCGGTGGCTGTTGGTAGAAAAGGTTCTCACCACTGTGGGCCACGTGATTGGTCTTGTACAGTTGCTGATCTCCCATGGCGCCTGCCTTGGCCGTGAACGTCCAGccacaaaaccataaaaaaaggTCAATGAAACAAACCCAAAAGGACTGAAACCCTGAGAAGCTGAGGG
Coding sequences within:
- the TRERF1 gene encoding transcriptional-regulating factor 1 isoform X4, translating into MPTGTSGCSHVHRHVSRGIVWTPSLSFSGFQSFWVCFIDLFLWFCGWTFTAKAGAMGDQQLYKTNHVAHSGENLFYQQPPLGIHGGLNHNYGNTVTGAGMDAPQASPISPHFPQDTRDGLGLPVGSKNLGQVDTSRQGGWGGHTGPGNHVQLRGNLTNSNMMWGTPAQPEPADGYQYTYSQASEIRTQKLTSGVLHKLDSFTQVFANQNLRIQVNNMAQVLHTQSAVMDGAPDSALRQLLSQKPMEPPAPALPARYQQVAQQAHPGFPGGLSKPALQVGPHASQGHLYYDYQQPLAQMPVQGGQPLQAPQMLSQHVQQMQQHQYYPQQQQQQQQAGQQPVSLQEMQQQQPQQTRPPQQQQQQPQQLQQRQGPMQIPQYYQPQPVMQHLQEQPSQMHLQPPSYHRDPHQYGPEQAHAVQLIQLGSMPQYYYQEPQQPYGHHLCQQSHVPQHQQREDSQPKTYPSDRQAQAMLSSHSDLGPPDAGMGDPASSDLNRLGGALPHRPLLSPGGIHLNNMGPPHQQLSPSALWPQMHLPDGRAQPGSPESSSQPKGVFGEQFDAKNKLTCSICLKEFKSLPALNGHMRSHGGMRASPSLKQEEGEKALPPQPQPQPQPPLPPPPPPQLPPEAESLTPMVMPVSVPVKLLPPKPGSQGFANSIVAAPSTRDKPASSMSDDEMPVLVRMTLSPPHSPQGAAPHPPAEIPKKHQPGAAKAEEPLKSLPEKKKFRHRPEPLFIPPPPSYNANPAASYSGATLYQSQLRSPRVLGDHLLLDPAHELPPYTPPPMLSPVRQGSGLFSNVLVAGHGPGAHPQLPLTPLTPTPRVLLCRSNSIDGSNVTVTPGPGEQTIDVEPRINIGLRFQAEIPELQDVSALAQDTHKATLVWKPWPELENHDLQQRVENLLNLCCSSALPGGGTNSEFALHSLFEAKGDVMAALETLLLRKPVRLKCHPLANYHYAGSDKWTSLERKLFNKALATYSKDFIFVQKMVKSKTVAQCVEYYYTWKKIMRLGRKHRTRLAEIDDSVTSAEEEELEDEDEDPEEDRKSAREEESEVPKSPEPPPGPVLAPAEGPPLQALGQPSGSFICEMPNCGADCRCHVTPFLPQVFSSRQALNGHARIHGGTNQVTKARGAVASGKQKPGSAQSGYCSVKSSPSHSTTSGETDPTTIFPCKECGKVFFKIKSRNAHMKTHRQQEEQQRQKAQKAAFAAEMAATIERTTGPAGTPGLLPLDQLSLIKPIKDVDILDGDVVQQLGGVMEEAEVVDTDLLLDDQDSVLLQGDAEL
- the TRERF1 gene encoding transcriptional-regulating factor 1 isoform X6; amino-acid sequence: MPTGTSGCSHVHRHVSRGIVWTPSLSFSGFQSFWVCFIDLFLWFCGWTFTAKAGAMGDQQLYKTNHVAHSGENLFYQQPPLGIHGGLNHNYGNTVTGAGMDAPQASPISPHFPQDTRDGLGLPVGSKNLGQVDTSRQGGWGGHTGPGNHVQLRGNLTNSNMMWGTPAQPEPADGYQYTYSQASEIRTQKLTSGVLHKLDSFTQVFANQNLRIQVNNMAQVLHTQSAVMDGAPDSALRQLLSQKPMEPPAPALPARYQQVAQQAHPGFPGGLSKPALQVGPHASQGHLYYDYQQPLAQMPVQGGQPLQAPQMLSQHVQQMQQHQYYPQQQQQQQQAGQQPVSLQEMQQQQPQQTRPPQQQQQQPQQLQQRQGPMQIPQYYQPQPVMQHLQEQPSQMHLQPPSYHRDPHQYGPEQAHAVQLIQLGSMPQYYYQEPQQPYGHHLCQQSHVPQHQQREDSQPKTYPSDRQAQAMLSSHSDLGPPDAGMGDPASSDLNRLGGALPHRPLLSPGGIHLNNMGPPHQQLSPSALWPQMHLPDGRAQPGSPESSSQPKGVFGEQFDAKNKLTCSICLKEFKSLPALNGHMRSHGGMRASPSLKQEEGEKALPPQPQPQPQPPLPPPPPPQLPPEAESLTPMVMPVSVPVKLLPPKPGSQGFANSIVAAPSTRDKPASSMSDDEMPVLVRMTLSPPHSPQGAAPHPPAEIPKKHQPGAAKAEEPLKSLPEKKKFRHRPEPLFIPPPPSYNANPAASYSGATLYQSQLRSPRVLGDHLLLDPAHELPPYTPPPMLSPVRQGSGLFSNVLVAGHGPGAHPQLPLTPLTPTPRVLLCRSNSIDGSNVTVTPGPGEQTIDVEPRINIGLRFQAEIPELQDVSALAQDTHKATLVWKPWPELENHDLQQRVENLLNLCCSSALPGGGTNSEFALHSLFEAKGDVMAALETLLLRKPVRLKCHPLANYHYAGSDKWTSLERKLFNKALATYSKDFIFVQKMVKSKTVAQCVEYYYTWKKIMRLGRKHRTRLAEIDDSVTSAEEEELEDEDEDPEEDRKSAREEESEVPKSPEPPPGPVLAPAEGPPLQALGQPSGSFICEMPNCGAVFSSRQALNGHARIHGGTNQVTKARGAVASGKQKPGSAQSGYCSVKSSPSHSTTSGETDPTTIFPCKECGKVFFKIKSRNAHMKTHRQQEEQQRQKAQKAAFAAEMAATIERTTGPAGTPGLLPLDQLSLIKPIKDVDILDGDVVQQLGGVMEEAEVVDTDLLLDDQDSVLLQGDAEL
- the TRERF1 gene encoding transcriptional-regulating factor 1 isoform X2 yields the protein MPTGTSGCSHVHRHVSRGIVWTPSLSFSGFQSFWVCFIDLFLWFCGWTFTAKAGAMGDQQLYKTNHVAHSGENLFYQQPPLGIHGGLNHNYGNTVTGAGMDAPQASPISPHFPQDTRDGLGLPVGSKNLGQVDTSRQGGWGGHTGPGNHVQLRGNLTNSNMMWGTPAQPEPADGYQYTYSQASEIRTQKLTSGVLHKLDSFTQVFANQNLRIQVNNMAQVLHTQSAVMDGAPDSALRQLLSQKPMEPPAPALPARYQQVAQQAHPGFPGGLSKPALQVGPHASQGHLYYDYQQPLAQMPVQGGQPLQAPQMLSQHVQQMQQHQYYPQQQQQQQQAGQQPVSLQEMQQQQPQQTRPPQQQQQQPQQLQQRQGPMQIPQYYQPQPVMQHLQEQPSQMHLQPPSYHRDPHQYGPEQAHAVQLIQLGSMPQYYYQEPQQPYGHHLCQQSHVPQHQQREDSQPKTYPSDRQAQAMLSSHSDLGPPDAGMGDPASSDLNRLGGALPHRPLLSPGGIHLNNMGPPHQQLSPSALWPQMHLPDGRAQPGSPESSQPKGVFGEQFDAKNKLTCSICLKEFKSLPALNGHMRSHGGMRASPSLKQEEGEKALPPQPQPQPQPPLPPPPPPQLPPEAESLTPMVMPVSVPVKLLPPKPGSQGFANSIVAAPSTRDKPASSMSDDEMPVLVRMTLSPPHSPQGAAPHPPAEIPKKHQPGAAKAEEPLKSLPEKKKFRHRPEPLFIPPPPSYNANPAASYSGATLYQSQLRSPRVLGDHLLLDPAHELPPYTPPPMLSPVRQGSGLFSNVLVAGHGPGAHPQLPLTPLTPTPRVLLCRSNSIDGSNVTVTPGPGEQTIDVEPRINIGLRFQAEIPELQDVSALAQDTHKATLVWKPWPELENHDLQQRVENLLNLCCSSALPGGGTNSEFALHSLFEAKGDVMAALETLLLRKPVRLKCHPLANYHYAGSDKWTSLERKLFNKALATYSKDFIFVQKMVKSKTVAQCVEYYYTWKKIMRLGRKHRTRLAEIDDSVVSEAAQSLPMRAPPPPHTQTSAEEEELEDEDEDPEEDRKSAREEESEVPKSPEPPPGPVLAPAEGPPLQALGQPSGSFICEMPNCGADCRCHVTPFLPQVFSSRQALNGHARIHGGTNQVTKARGAVASGKQKPGSAQSGYCSVKSSPSHSTTSGETDPTTIFPCKECGKVFFKIKSRNAHMKTHRQQEEQQRQKAQKAAFAAEMAATIERTTGPAGTPGLLPLDQLSLIKPIKDVDILDGDVVQQLGGVMEEAEVVDTDLLLDDQDSVLLQGDAEL
- the TRERF1 gene encoding transcriptional-regulating factor 1 isoform X1, yielding MPTGTSGCSHVHRHVSRGIVWTPSLSFSGFQSFWVCFIDLFLWFCGWTFTAKAGAMGDQQLYKTNHVAHSGENLFYQQPPLGIHGGLNHNYGNTVTGAGMDAPQASPISPHFPQDTRDGLGLPVGSKNLGQVDTSRQGGWGGHTGPGNHVQLRGNLTNSNMMWGTPAQPEPADGYQYTYSQASEIRTQKLTSGVLHKLDSFTQVFANQNLRIQVNNMAQVLHTQSAVMDGAPDSALRQLLSQKPMEPPAPALPARYQQVAQQAHPGFPGGLSKPALQVGPHASQGHLYYDYQQPLAQMPVQGGQPLQAPQMLSQHVQQMQQHQYYPQQQQQQQQAGQQPVSLQEMQQQQPQQTRPPQQQQQQPQQLQQRQGPMQIPQYYQPQPVMQHLQEQPSQMHLQPPSYHRDPHQYGPEQAHAVQLIQLGSMPQYYYQEPQQPYGHHLCQQSHVPQHQQREDSQPKTYPSDRQAQAMLSSHSDLGPPDAGMGDPASSDLNRLGGALPHRPLLSPGGIHLNNMGPPHQQLSPSALWPQMHLPDGRAQPGSPESSSQPKGVFGEQFDAKNKLTCSICLKEFKSLPALNGHMRSHGGMRASPSLKQEEGEKALPPQPQPQPQPPLPPPPPPQLPPEAESLTPMVMPVSVPVKLLPPKPGSQGFANSIVAAPSTRDKPASSMSDDEMPVLVRMTLSPPHSPQGAAPHPPAEIPKKHQPGAAKAEEPLKSLPEKKKFRHRPEPLFIPPPPSYNANPAASYSGATLYQSQLRSPRVLGDHLLLDPAHELPPYTPPPMLSPVRQGSGLFSNVLVAGHGPGAHPQLPLTPLTPTPRVLLCRSNSIDGSNVTVTPGPGEQTIDVEPRINIGLRFQAEIPELQDVSALAQDTHKATLVWKPWPELENHDLQQRVENLLNLCCSSALPGGGTNSEFALHSLFEAKGDVMAALETLLLRKPVRLKCHPLANYHYAGSDKWTSLERKLFNKALATYSKDFIFVQKMVKSKTVAQCVEYYYTWKKIMRLGRKHRTRLAEIDDSVVSEAAQSLPMRAPPPPHTQTSAEEEELEDEDEDPEEDRKSAREEESEVPKSPEPPPGPVLAPAEGPPLQALGQPSGSFICEMPNCGADCRCHVTPFLPQVFSSRQALNGHARIHGGTNQVTKARGAVASGKQKPGSAQSGYCSVKSSPSHSTTSGETDPTTIFPCKECGKVFFKIKSRNAHMKTHRQQEEQQRQKAQKAAFAAEMAATIERTTGPAGTPGLLPLDQLSLIKPIKDVDILDGDVVQQLGGVMEEAEVVDTDLLLDDQDSVLLQGDAEL